The Chryseolinea soli nucleotide sequence AATTTAGCAATATTCTGAGCAATAAAGTCTGCCTTCACATTCGCCTTGTATGCGTATTCACAGGTGTCATCGATATCAATTCCTGCAACCATGCGGATACCGGCTTTCTTCATGCCGTATGAAAGCCCCCCTATACCACAGAATAAATCAATCGCTGAAATTTTCACTTTCAATAAAAAAATTTAAGAGGTTACAGAAAAAATAAATTTGTTAAAACAGATTTTGTCAATTGCTTCAAATTTAATCATTTCTTGCTGAATACAAATGCCTGCTTGAAGACATTTGGAACAACTATCGTGGGATAGACAAAAGTCTTGTTCTCACTTACCGGACTTCCTTTCTTCCCAGTCACAGCCATTATCCAAAGCGTAGGTATAGAATCGGCTCGTGCCTGCTTTTGCTCGTCCCCACTTAACGTACCGGATGAAAGGAATCCTCCCTCTTCAACATTTCTTGAGGCAAGACGGAACTTCAAATTGACATTGTTACCTAGTCTTTGTTGTAACTTTTCCAATACTGAGTCTATTGTTTTGTCATGCCAAGAATTTTGTGATCTGGTCTTTATCATGGCGACTATTTCGATGGCACGATCAGTAGAAATTTTCGCGCCTGTTCTGCCTCTTTTGTCCATTTCTTTTAGGTCAGTAATTCCGCCCAATTCTTGTGATATCATTCCTAACACCGATCGGTACGTATTGAGTGTCTGCGGTAACTTTATATAGTTAGGATATATTTGAACGCCAGACCATATGACGTCTGTCGCATTGATGTCCAGTACTCCTCTTCTCGTTGCTCGAAGACCGGGAGAAAACTCGACAGGAAAGGCGCTGGGATTTTGCGTTGAGTTATTAAATATAAATCCGCGCAGTCCGGTGTCTGAATAATGGATATCACGAAACCGGTAATACAATGCCTTTGTGATGAACAGTCTCGTATAGGGCAATGTTTTTAAGCGGTATCCAAACATTCTGGCATGCTGATGCATCGTGTCTATCTGCGACGAGACAGCGCTGCGTACATAGTAGGTAACGAGCAAATTTGGTATTGCGATTCCTCGCCCTAAGGTATTCCCTCCAATTAAAAAATTAAAACCAGGTCCATACTCGATACCCTGCCGCTTCGAATTTGAAGCATTGATGACAAGAATCTTTTTTCTGAGCAACTCCTGTTGTATTGTCTTCTTCAAATCTTCTAATGGCGGTGTCTTTTCGCCGAGTTGCTTTTTAAGTTGCTCATATTGTTCAGCAAGTCCTTTGTTGATTTCATAATTATCATCAAGTCCCATAAGAGCTTTTTTGACCTCAGTCAAGAAGGCTTGTATCCGCTGCGATGCGCTCTCTTGCTCTTTGTTTCGTAAACTTGGATGACAGAGAAACTGATAGCCCTTATCTCGTTCTGTGGGTCGTTGCGGAAATCCGATTGTTTTGACGGCAGCTGAACCGGAAAGCAAAAAAAATAAAATTGAATCCTTCAAGCCTGTCGGGATAGGAGACTTCAAGCTCAACAAGTTCAATTGGTCATTTCCCGGAATTATAGATACAAGACCTTTTGGGTTAGCTTCCGGTTCATCAGTATTGAAGAAATAGTCACCTCCCACGTAGCCATCACCATGTGCAAGCATTTCAATGAATTGTGGACGATTATCGGAAGAGCCACTCTGCAGTAAAACTGCTTGCGGTGTACCTGTTACAGAGACATAAACAGATCTCGAAAACCCCCTTCTCAATTTTTTGATGAGATTGTTTATCGCGCTTGGCTCGAGTGTCAGATCACCGGTTCTGGTTCTTTTGTAAGTGTTTGTGTCCAATGATGCTTGGTCACCTTCATCATCAAACATCAATACTGGATGGCCTTGAGCGCCGATTTTTTTTAAAAAATCAGTTATATTTTTAAGGCTGTTTACGCCTTTGGATGCAACGATCAGGAGCCTTACATCCGGATTGGCGAGGTCCAATTTTGCATCTTCAACACGCTGATCTAGTTCGTCGTCTTTCGTAAATACGCTCACACCCCTTAGGTCTTTGATAAAATCGAGATGGGTCTGACTCACCAAATCATTGATATTACTTGTCAGAACCGTAGCTATGCGAAAACCGTTGTCGAACGCCATAGCTGTGCTTACAATCATGGCTCTCGTCTTGCCACTTTGAATTCTCCCATATATAAGACCGACAGCCCCCGATGTTGGAGCGGTTGAAGATTTGGATACACCTTTTCCATTCTTTCCCACTTGGCCTGTGCCAACAACCTGGTCATAGGAATCAACAACCTTTGTTACAATGCTCTCGGCAGTCGTTATTGCGCGCGAGCGGTCTTCGCCGGTGAGGCCTAAACTTTCGATCGTTTCATTCAGGAAACGTCCATTTGTTTCAATCATAGCCAAGGGTAGTATAAAAACTGAAAACGCCCATCCATACCAATCCCAAAGGGACTAGCTGATGGATGGGCATCCATAAATTTAGAAATAATATTGTTTACAACAAACTGGTGTGGCGGCCTAAGGGCTACTTTCTTTCCTTCTTTGAAAACTTTGCCATCTGGCCCTGAGCGCATCGGTACTAGGTTGTATTGAATGACCGCATTGCAACGCGACCCCGTCATATTTGTCATATGAGCTGCCTTTGAGCGTATCAGCGATCTTTACTTCTAATCGATCCGGCTCTATTCCAATCAAATCTAAATCGAACAAGGTGTGTACATCTGAGCGTAGTATCAGTCCATTATGGATATTGTTGTCCTTGACACCGCGATATGGGGAGATATGGGCTGCCTCGAGAATGTCCTTGATTTTACAGCCGGTTACCATACAACGCTCACCATAACGCGTCATTAATTTCATCCTGAATGCCCGTTGACCTCGACGTGCTTTTATTTGGCTATTGATTATGGCCCGCTCATCTACGTTACTTAGTTGGTACGGATTCTCAGTTGCTATTGGTAAAAGCTCCGCGGACTCGTCAGGCCCAGGGTACGAGTTCCTCACAAAAAATTGGCGAGACATTGCTGGAAAAATCTCTTCCAGAAACTTTACATCCAGTGCTTGGATCGATAGGTTTCGATTGTAATTTCGTTTATAGTATGGACGTATTTCGCTGATCGAAAAATCTCTTGATGGTTCAATAAATGTGCTTGGATATTCGGCTTTGAATTTGATTGAGTCAACGGTCTCTTCAATGGGCTCGTCAAATTCATGACCTCGATTACATCTGTAGAGCGGACTTTTATGGAGTCTGGCATCGTAATTCGTTGCACCGCAGTGGGGACATTTACGTCTGATTTTTAAACCTTTTTCCGTCGCAATGCTTTCGACTTTTGCGAAGCCGAGAATTTTAATTTTGTTTACAATAATGATTACATCGCCAACCTTTAGCTGCCTATGGTTGGGTACCGAGTCGTCGTAATTGTATGTGCTTTTCGTGGTGTCATTATATCCTTCGATACTCTTATAGGCTCGATCTTCATCGCTAACAGTCTTGACTATCCACAAATTTTGATCAATCATGAACGACAAATTTTTAAGTATTCAGTCACTACGGGAATATCGGCTGGACACCAGTCAAATGTTGCCAGTGCAAATCCAGGGCTCACCCATCTTATAGCGTTATGGTCATTCATCACTATCGGTCCGGAAATATATTTGCACACAAAAGGGATCAACTTAATTGAAATAGGACTTTGCTCTGTTACGGTTGGCGTCAGTGGTCGTATTACCTCGATTTCTATTCCCAACTCCTCACGTATCTCCCGATAAATACACTCTTCGGCGGACTCCCCTTCGCATAATTTGCCGCCCGGAAACTCCCACTTCAAGCCTAGTTGCTTTTCTTTCGACCTTTGCGCTACAAGCACTTTTCCGTGATTCTCGATTATTGCACACGCGACTTGTACCATTGGAGGGAAGAGATGGTTAAGGGAAGATGAACTGGCTGGCTAATCGCAAGATAAGACTAATTGCCGCTTCGCCAAAAACTACGGAAATTCTATTAACAGGCTTCTATTGGAAGGCAAATTCCGTTTTTAGAGCCCTTCACTACTTCGCGACGTTGTGCTACTGAAGACGAAGGACGGAAATTTTCGTTCGTTTCTAAACGGCGCTAAAACGCCTCAGATTACGAATTGAAATTTTTTTGCTGTGCAAACCTGCGTCAGTCATAGGTATTTTTTTGATCAATTTACTTACCTTGAGTTGTCTTAGTAAAAAGAGATTATATAAAGGATCAGTTGGTAAAGCGTAGCGCCATTTTCATGACCTAACTATGTTAGATATTTTTTTAAGTGAAGACAGGAACACAGTTTTTCGGGAGAAACTCGTGAACTATAAGTTCTTTTACGAGGTAAAGCACTCGGCAGCCAAGGCAAACAGTGATATCCGAATATATATGCCCGAAATTGACCGGGACGGCTATGACGTATTACTTGACGATGGCGAACAGATTGTCCCACTTCAACTAAAAACTTACCTGTCGAGCGCGACTACGAAAAGGTGGGTGGTAAACAAGGGATTGCTGAGACCTTTATACTTGAATTGCCAGAGCCTGGGGTTTGAGTTTAGTCCAGAAGGAAACGGGATTGAAGGAGGTCTTGTGGTTGTTAAAATCATAGCAAATGCCGATGAGATTAGAAGTTTTGAATGGTTTTATTCTGACTGTTATATTCTTACTGCTTTTGAAAGCGGCTTGGTAACTCATAAGCCTAATCCTCATCTAGACCACATCACAAGTTTCATGAGTCGTCTTCGAACTGGGTATCAAAAGGAAAAACTAGAGATCACTAAACTGTGTATGGTTAAAGTAAAATCCATCGACGATCTCCTTGCTCTTGCCGGAATGCCCTCAAAGAAGCAACAACAATGGAGGCTGTCTTTTAAAAACAGTTACCACAGTTTACGCATGGGAACCATTTCGCATGAGGAGAGATCAGAGTTGACAGACATCCTGCAAAGTCACATCGATGATCCTAGGCTTACCGTCGGTTAGCAACGTCATCTTCATGAATTAAAGCAAACTGCCGAGTTCCATTCGCTAATGGCAAGATTAAGCCGACGCATGGTTTGGGTACCATTGCTGGGGCGGAGTAACACTTATGGTAGGCCCTATGAGGGTCTTTGAATTAAGTCAAAACGAAATTTGGGCCTCGCTTTTAGAATAAAAAAGAATCACAACGTTCCAAGCCTAGCTATGTCTCTTGAGTTACTGAAGAATTATTATCTACATAAGTCAGTCGAGAATCTTACCGAAAGATACATACGAGACCAAACCAATAAAACCTGCAGATATTGCCATGGAAAATTTCCTGAGGTGACATTTCTGACGAAACCTCACATAATACCAGAACTGTTCGGGCGCAACTCTGTCACTTCAAATTTTGAATGCGATGATTGCAATAAACGTTTTCAAAAATATGAAAGTGATACATCCAGCATGATTCAGCACTATCTGGGTTTGCTGAATATCAAAACAAAAAATGGTGTTCCCACATTTCAATCAATCAAAAAATCAGGTGAGAACTCATCGGTGTTGAGGCGAGACGAACACCAGGTAAATCTCGCGTTTGGAACCAATGCGAATGACTTTGAATTAGACGAAGAAAATAGAATTCTAACAATCTATTTCAGAACAAAAAAATTCATGCCATACTCAGTATATAGGACGTTCCTAAAAATGGGTATTTCACTTTTGACTGACGACGAGCTTAGCTACAATAACCATTACTTGAAGCTTCTGAACTCAGAGGTGCCTCTTAAAAACGGTATGCAACATTGGATCGCCTACAGATATGTATTGAAACTAAATATTATTCAAAACCTCAGGTTAATCTTTATAAGGCCGAACAAACTTTAAGCGGTAAGGGAGTTTATCCGGAATACATGATGATGATACATTTTGCCAACGTTGTATTTCAATTTTTCTTGCCGATCTCCTTCAAAAATATTAGCGAGTTTGAGCCTGGAAATAATCTTCAAATTGAACTTTTCCCCGTATTCCTACTGGAGAATATTGAAAGAGTAAAAACAGTGAACATCCGTCGGTTCGATTTGAGCCAAACGAAAAAAGTCTCGGTCACCGATAAGATTGTTTTTCATTACGGTGAGAAACATCCGTGATTTTCATTCACTAGTGCAGAGCCCGGAAAACCGCAAAAAAACTCGATGATTTTCATGGTCTTAATTTGTCCAACTTCAGTTGCTTGAGCCTTTGCCAAAGCTTCGGGAGGCGAGACAGAGGAAGGAGTCAAACTGTCTTCAAGACCGCATTCGACCGCTATGCTGATTTCCTTCTATTTTTTAAGGGTATTATGCGTCCCATCACAATAAGGCGCCGACTTCGTCTGCTTGCACATACAAAGCCACACCTTCCGCTTAGTAGACACACTGAATCTTCGCGGTTCAAACCCTGTGGCCTTATGTGAGACTTCGTCACAAAGCGGCTGTGTTTTCGATTGGCCGCAACGGCACCATGAATATGTTTTTCCCGGCTCAAGTTCTATTTCCCTGGGCCCACTGGTAGTAGGATTCTCCATCAGCTTTTAAAATTTTGCGTGCGATCGAAAAATAGCGATAATCCATCTCATTTTGTATTTCCTGTCCTAATCTGAGGAGCCCGGGGTAAGCTTTAGAACAAAGCAAGGGGTTTGCAGCGGGTAGTGCAACGGCTCGTTCGGTCTCATTCTAGCGCCCCAAAAAGTCAGGTTGTTGAAGGTGTTTTGGACGTTATTATTCCCTTGTATGAACACAAAACCGCCGAATTTTTGAATAAATCTTTCATCAAAGCAATGTTATGGCGGCCCTCCCTACACATTCATTTTTACCGGATAATTTGAGCCTAACTGGTTTTAATTAAATGAGTTAACGGTACGCGTAGGCGAAGCTTTATGACGCTATCATCCCTGATAACAGGCGCGTTTCTGGTGACTTTCTGCTGCAATTATTACGCCTGTATGCCTACCGTTGTAACTTGATTTCCTATCCTGTTTTTTTGAGGGATACTTGCACCTCACTTAACATTAATCATTTTGTATGAAAAGAATTAAGCTCAGTTGTCAATTCATTCTTGTTGTGCTCCTGGCCGTTTTTGCGAGCTGCAGTAATGATTCAGAAGATCCTACGCCCAATCCGCCAGCGAAAAGCGATGCCAAGACCATCATCGTGTTCAAATTTTCGGCGTTTAACCCGGAAGTTGGTGGGATCTTTATAGAAGCAGAAAAAAAAATTAACCTCATCGTACCGAACGGCACCGACGTGACGGCGCTTGTCCCAACGATTGTAGTGTCTGAAAAAGCTACGATTTCTCCCACCACCGCTGTGGCGCAAAATTTCAAATCCCCTGTGGAGTATACGGTAACGGCGGAAGATGGCACCACGCAAAAGTATACCGTAACCGTTACGGTAAGCACGGCGGTGTCGTTCACCCTTAGTCCGATGACGACACCAACCGATATTGAGCAAGATGGCGTCCTGATCCTCGACGGAACCCAGTTTGGTTCTTATGAGAACAATAAGGTTGTATTGAAGAATAAAACGACCGGCACCGAGGTGGAGATCAAGGCGGCTTCTGCGTCTACCGCCACGCGCCTGTTCTTTAAAATTCCGGCCGACCTGGTGCTGGGTGACTATACCTTCACCGTTTTTGTAGGCGCACAGTCGCTTCAGGCGGCAGAGACATTAACCATTGTTCTTCATGCTCCTACCATAACTTCGGTGGATAAAACAACCGTTAACCCGGAAGATGTTATTGTCATTACTGGTAAGTACTTTGCGGCGAGTGGAAATGAAGTGAAATTAGAACAGGATGGTTTTGTGTTTACCCTGAAAGTGATCACCGAATCCGCTACGTCCATCTCGGCACAACTGCCGGAAAACATCTTCGACGGTGAACATACCCTCAGCGTGATCTCCAATGATATCGAGCGTTTTTACGGTCAAAAGATCACGGTCGCTCCGCCGGCAAACAAACCGGAAATCACACAGATCGACAAGTCCACGTATAACAAAGGCGACGTCATGACCCTTACGGGTAAAAATCTTAAAAAGACAGGCGTAGTGACGTATATCTACTTCGTGCCCTTCACATCGGGTGTGGGATTCACAGGAAGCGGTGTTGTGAATAGCGACGGAACGGTGATGACGTTCACCATTCCTTCAAACTTGTCGGCCGGCACCTACGAAGTTATCGTGGATGTTGACGGAACCGAAAGTGAAAGCTATCGCGACATCATTAAGATCAATTAATATATAGTCTGGTCTGATCATTTAAAATGGCAGCTCCGCGAGCTGCCATTTTTCTTGTTGGGACATTTGCTGCGTAAAAAAGGTGTCGTTAAGGGGCGACACCTTTTAATCTATAACTCTACTTGTTTCATCGGCACAAAAATGGAGCGTGTTCATTGGCGTCGGCTCGACAAATGAAGGCCTGTTTGTCTGTTCCGAACCTTGTGAAGGGTAGTTATTTTGGAGATCGACCTTTTTTTGCCTTGTTAAGTTGCGTGGGCGGATGTCCGAACAGTTTTTTAAAGGCAAATGAGAAATGGGAGAAATTTTCAAATCCTAGATCAAGGTAGACGTCCGATGGTCTTTTATGTTTCTTGTCAATAAGATAGTGGGCTTCCTCAAGTCTTTTTTGAACCAACCAATGACTCGGCGTTGCCTTGAATATTTTTTCAAAATCTCTTTTAAAAGCCGACAGGCTCCTGCCCGTTAAATAGGCAAACCGCTCGATGCTTACGTTGAACTTATAATTTCGATTCATGAACTTTTCAAGATCTATTTTTTCCGGATCGCCGAAGTCGAATAAAATGTCGGCTAGCTCAGGGTTGGCCTTCAGCAATATCAAAAGCAATTCAGTTCTTTTGATATTCAAAAAATCCTTCTCAATCACGCCCTTCTCATTGAAATAAGGCATCAGGGATCGTACAAAATTTTCAACCAACTCATTTTTCTTTAGCGGCATGATGGCATCGACTGTCTTTTTGCCTCTCGGTAGGAATCTGTATGAATCGTTAAACGCAACTAAAAATTCCTGTTCAAACAAAATGTAGATCTTTTTGAATGCGCCGTTAATGGTTTGCTTGGTGTACTTTGCCAAGTGATTTCTTCTGCCTATCCCATAATGGCCTGGCGCTAGCTTGTATTCTTTACTACCATCGTAAACCAGCATGGCCCCCGAAACCAAATACATAAAGCAATGGTCGGGTATAAATTGCTCCGTAGACGGTGATGGGCTTATATAACAAGCAGAGATGGCGGTTTCTTTCATCGTTACCCTTTAATTAACCCTAATCGGAATAAACTTTCGGCTGTTGCCACAATAGCTTCTTCGTTTGACCGTGGTGACCAATTTAGCAACTCTTTGGCCTTTTCTCCACTCGCTTGCGCATATTGTCCCAGTAATGCTACCAGCATTTTTAAGGAAGGATTTTTCAGTGCCGCTAGTCTTAATTTCCAATTGGGCAGTTCTTTGGTGGGGACTTTTTTCGCATCGTCGCCCAATCTGCGTGTCAAAATTTTAGCGACATCAAACATCGATAAGGCGTTACCCGTAGTGGCGAGAAATCTCTCGCCTTTTGCTTTCGGACTTGTCATGGCGAGCAAATGTAAATCAGCAACATCACGGACATCCACATAACAGGAATCAATCTTAGGGCAAGCGACGACTTTACCCTCTAACATTTGCCGGATCATTTGTTGCGAATGGGAGAAATCTTCTCCCAAAACAGGTCCCATCACCGCTACCGGATTGATGGTGGCGAGCTCAAGGCTGCCGCCTTCATCTCTCATGAAATCCCAGGCGGTTTTTTCCGCCATGGTTTTTGATTTTTGGTAGGGATGGATCTTTGCCTGGAGATTTGTCCAATCTTTTTCTGTGTAAGGTGTCTTTCGGTTTTCGTGTCCGCAACCAATGGCGCCGTAGGCAGAAGTTAACACCACGCGCTTTACACCCGCGTTTCGCGAAGCCTTCAAAACCCGTATCACACCTTCTTTCGCCGGCTTAATTAATTCGTCTTCGTGTGTGAATTTAATGGCGGGTGTCGGGGATGCAACGTGCAAAACAAATTCACAATTCTTAACAGCCTCATTCCAATTTTCGTCGTCGGTAAGATCCGCTTTTATGAATGAAAGGTTGTCAAATGAAGTAATGCCTCCATTTTTAAGCATCCCGTGCACTTCAGTTTGCCGGTTCATGGAACGAAGTGTTGTTCTCACCGAATAACCTTGTTGAAGTAATTTTAAGATGCAGTGAACGGCAATGAAGCCTGAACCGCCTGTGACTAAAACTGTTTTGTCGTTGTTTGAACCAGCCATTTTTTTTAATGTTTAGGCTACAAACTTCGGCTATAAGCAGGCGGCAAGTTTTGTTGTATCGTCCAAAATTAGTGTGTTTAAAAGTCCAAAATACCTCCTATCCGTCGCCATGGAATCCGGCAGGGATTGCAGAGCCTGCTTTCGAATGCCGGGTTGAGCTTGGTCATCATTTTTTTTTCGCCCCATGGTTCGTTCATCACATCGGCGGTCCAGTCGTAGATGTCGTCGGGCGGTTCTTGGAAGGTAGTTACGGCGGCCGTAAAAGTTTTGGGTTTCGTTTCTGGAGAATTTCAGCGACCAGCGTGGGTGGCGTTTGACCAAAGGGAATTTACTTCGACTTCAACAACCCTGGAAAGAATATGCCATCCGGTGACTCAAACGAAAGATCAAGCAACGCGCTAACCAGCGGCGCGATGTCTTCGAGTCCCATGAGCGGCACGACTTTGCCTTTTTGAAATCCTGCCCCGGATCCGATGAAACCGGTTTGAATGTTTTTGAAGTCGGGATAAAATCCGTGTGTTCCACCTTTGCCGGGTTGCACCGGGGTGCCGTCGGCCGTTGCGCTGATGGTCACGCCTTCAATGGCCGAGATGGCCAGGGTGACGTTGGGATCGGCGCCGATCTTTTTCATTTCGTCGGGGGTCAGGATCCTGAAAAGCTTCTTTTCGTTGTCGGGAAGTTTTTGGAGAATGGCCTGCACTTGTTGGAGGGTCTTCGTGTCGCCTTTGGTTTTCAGGTGAAGAAACGCCGAACCACCCGAAGCGTGAAACGCTGCTTTCCAGTTGCCGCGGTTGGGAGCCTTTTCGATGAGGCCTGCGCGTTCGAGCCAGACGTTGGGGGCAAGGGTGGTGTGAATGTCGACAAAGCCATGATCGCCGACGATGAGAAATGCTGTGCTGTCTTTTATGCCGGCCCGTGCGGCACTTTCTATAATTCTTCCGATCGCGTTGTCCACGCCGGCAACGGCCTTCCGCACGTTTTCACTATCGCGACCGTCGGCGTGAGCAAAGTGGTCGACACAAACCAAATGCACGGCGGTGAACTGTGGGCGATAGGTTTCGATCAGGTACGACGTCATGCGACCCAGGTTTTCGTCCATCAGCAAATAGTCGCTGTTCAGTTTGGTGCCGTCGAGTTTGCCCGTCGCGTTTGCCTCGACCTCGGCAAACAACGATGAAGGTGAAGTATGTTTGCGCAGGGGACCGAGCCGGTCGCTGCCATCGGGTTTTGCGGGCCACACTTCGGGAAAGTTGTAGTCGATGGGCGCACCCACCGTGACCGGCCATTGTATGCCGGCGGTTTTTAGTCCCTTCTTTTTGCAGGCGTCCCACAGCGTTTCCACTTTTATCAGGCTTTCATCCCAATACCAATTGCCCGTTTGTCCTTCCGGCTCAAAGGGCGTGTTGTAATAAACGCCATGCTTGGCCGGCAGCGCGCCCGTGACCATGGTGGTGTGCGAAGGAAACGTTACGGTTGGAAACACACCGCGTACACCGTCGGCATACACGCCGTTGCGGGCCAAGGCTTGAATGTTGGGCGCCGGCCAGGATGGATCTTTATAAAACTCCGGACGCAAACCGTCGATGCTGATCATCACTACATATTTTGCTTTCTGTGCAACAGAGGATGCCAGGGCTATTAGAACCAGGCAAGTCGTAAAGAGAAATTTCTTCATGGGGGGTAGGGGGCGGTTAGCTTTTCGTCTAAGTTAATAGTATCCAAAGTAAGCCCTAATCGCCATGCGCTGGTGCAGCGGAAGGTACTGTTAAAGAAATGATGACGGTCTCGTAACGTCGGGATAAAATTGCGGGGATCTCATTAAGCAGTTGTTATTCGTATCGCAACGATAGCGCGACGGCCTTGCACCTTTCAGTTTGTTCCGTGGTGAACGTGCATGTTTCAAAATAAATTTGTGAGCGTGATTGAAAACAATGCCTTCAATATCTTGGGTAGATATCCTCAGCAGTAAACAATATTTATCCCGGGTTTCAACTCGTGGCTCTTTTGTCAAGGCTGATACTTTAGGCTACCCATTAGCGCTGGCGTGATTTGATCGATACGTTTTGAGATCACGGAATTGGTGTTCCCTTTTTTCCGGTATTCTCTACTGTTGTTCGCTTTTTTACAATTATGAAACACGCCTTAGAACCTACCTTGTTCTACACCGATATCACTATCGGCAAATAAAATTCAATTAAACCCTCTAAACGTAATCAGTTATGCAATCAAACAAACCATCATCCCAGTTTATCGCAGGAAGTGTCAGTATTGATGACCTACTAACCGGCCTAAAGTCAGGCAAAGTTCCCATTAGCCGAAAGTTTGCCGGATGGGCGAAAGATTCTAAGATTCCAGATTGTGTTGCGTTTTCTCCTTCTTCCAGCTGCGACTTGTGGTTTGACATACCAAAGGAAGCCATTGAAAACGTTGAAGTTGTAGGCTCCGCTCCATGCGAAGACCATGTTCATGCTGAAGTTTCGATCAGCTTTGTCACGGACAATTCATTTGTGGACACAATTTGTCAGTTGTTGTCTCACTTCTATTGGTCATCAAATTCGATTGGTCCTGTGGAATCTCCGCAGTCCAAGCTCGACTGCGACTACTACAATCGAATGTGTAGAAAATATGGTGGTGAATGGTGCAATATAGTGCGAAGGGCATGTGGGTCAAAAGGCTCATAAAATACTGGGTAGATTGCAGATCAAACCCCAAGTCCACGGTTTGCAAAATGGGAGATGAGATGACCAGTCGGCTCGAAAACCGGGGCAAGAGTCTATCATCGCGCTGACAAACCGACTGAGAGCGGCATCGAAGTGGAGCAATCCGTATCAACACCGAGATTTCCATTTAAAAAAGGCCGGATCGATCCGGCCTTTTTGCTGGAGGTAAAGTGATGGTTTGCGCAGCGCGTTATGCGTCCCATCACAATAAGGCAGGTTCATCCTTCATTTTCCAATGCGTTTTCTTATGCGGCTGAGCGACGGATTGGTAATGCCCAAGTATGAGGAGATATGGTAGGCAGGGATTCGCTGGATAATGTTGGGATGCTCTTCCAGCAGCCTCACATAACGCTGCTCATGCGAAAAGAAAACAAACTCCTCCGTGCGCGTTTGCGCATAAGAGAAGAATAGCTCTGCCAGTAGCCTGCCAAATTTGCTCCACGCTGAACTTGATTCATACAGGTCATTGA carries:
- a CDS encoding alkaline phosphatase family protein: MKKFLFTTCLVLIALASSVAQKAKYVVMISIDGLRPEFYKDPSWPAPNIQALARNGVYADGVRGVFPTVTFPSHTTMVTGALPAKHGVYYNTPFEPEGQTGNWYWDESLIKVETLWDACKKKGLKTAGIQWPVTVGAPIDYNFPEVWPAKPDGSDRLGPLRKHTSPSSLFAEVEANATGKLDGTKLNSDYLLMDENLGRMTSYLIETYRPQFTAVHLVCVDHFAHADGRDSENVRKAVAGVDNAIGRIIESAARAGIKDSTAFLIVGDHGFVDIHTTLAPNVWLERAGLIEKAPNRGNWKAAFHASGGSAFLHLKTKGDTKTLQQVQAILQKLPDNEKKLFRILTPDEMKKIGADPNVTLAISAIEGVTISATADGTPVQPGKGGTHGFYPDFKNIQTGFIGSGAGFQKGKVVPLMGLEDIAPLVSALLDLSFESPDGIFFPGLLKSK
- a CDS encoding SDR family oxidoreductase, whose protein sequence is MAGSNNDKTVLVTGGSGFIAVHCILKLLQQGYSVRTTLRSMNRQTEVHGMLKNGGITSFDNLSFIKADLTDDENWNEAVKNCEFVLHVASPTPAIKFTHEDELIKPAKEGVIRVLKASRNAGVKRVVLTSAYGAIGCGHENRKTPYTEKDWTNLQAKIHPYQKSKTMAEKTAWDFMRDEGGSLELATINPVAVMGPVLGEDFSHSQQMIRQMLEGKVVACPKIDSCYVDVRDVADLHLLAMTSPKAKGERFLATTGNALSMFDVAKILTRRLGDDAKKVPTKELPNWKLRLAALKNPSLKMLVALLGQYAQASGEKAKELLNWSPRSNEEAIVATAESLFRLGLIKG